The following are encoded in a window of Paramormyrops kingsleyae isolate MSU_618 chromosome 12, PKINGS_0.4, whole genome shotgun sequence genomic DNA:
- the LOC111842602 gene encoding caspase activity and apoptosis inhibitor 1 produces the protein MPGKKSAKEKKRKHSHSEGRHDGDRKRRSTESSMEPDCKEDNEQQGTEEPSDIEEGGLDLSVSFKPISAYLTDRQEMLEQCLRVLGENKLKKMLPDELKSCTFAEIKNLCWEQLKQLSQSNLLQILEGEEVSGSSDAEEDGTKKKKSETDSQQDNNVDSTSSLKENVEMEDLKQGGGSGEESDVLSINADTYDSDIEGPKEEVTERAVQAAAGPDQVKPAEVPKSVDSKRELQKDIEKSVSEILALGVIPGREQLADQQPPAEVATPAPPLPTVGVSSGVTPQVTPPPKAALPSAQQLELLELEMRARAIKALMKANEVKKQTCT, from the exons ATGCCAGGCAAAAAGTCTGCAAAAGAGAAGAAGAGGAAACATTCCCATTCGGAGGGTCGCCATGACGGAGACCGAAAGCGCAGAAGTACGGAATCGAGCATGGAG CCCGATTGCAAGGAGGACAATGAGCAGCAGGGGACAGAGGAGCCCAGTGACATCGAGGAGGGTGGCTTAGACCTGAGTGTGTCCTTCAAGCCCATCAGCGCCTACCTGACGGACAGGCAGGAGATGCTGGAGCAGTGCCTCCGAGTGTTGGGGGAGAACAAACTCAAGAAGATGCTACCAGATGAGCTGAAG AGCTGCACTTTTGCTGAGATCAAGAACCTCTGCTGGGAGCAGCTGAAGCAGCTTTCACAGAGTAATCTTCTTCAGATCCTGGAAG GTGAAGAAGTATCTGGCTCTTCAGACGCTGAAGAGGacggaacaaaaaaaaaaaagtcagagaCTGACAGCCA GCAGGACAACAACGTCGACTCCACTTCGTCTCTGAAGGAGAATGTCGAAATGGAAGATCTCAAGCAAG GCGGTGGCTCTGGAGAGGAGAGCGACGTCCTGAGCATCAATGCCGACACATACGACAGCGACATCGAAGGGCCCAAGGAGGAGGTGACGGAGAGGGCGGTCCAGGCAGCGGCCGGTCCAGACCAAGTGAAGCCGGCGGAAGTGCCGAAGTCTGTGGATTCCAAGAGGGAGCTGCAGAAGGACATCGAGAAGAGCGTGAGTGAGATCTTGGCCCTGGGAGTCATCCCTGGACGGGAGCAGCTCGCAGACCAGCAGCCTCCAGCCGAGGTGGCCACCCCTGCACCCCCTTTACCGACGGTGGGTGTGTCTTCTGGGGTCACTCCCCAGGTAACTCCACCCCCTAAGGCAGCCCTGCCCTCAGCCCAACAGCTGGAGCTTCTAGAGCTGGAGATGAGGGCCCGTGCCATCAAGGCTTTGATGAAGGCTAATGAAGTGAAGAAGCAGACCTGTACTTGA